A DNA window from Vibrio tarriae contains the following coding sequences:
- the galT gene encoding galactose-1-phosphate uridylyltransferase translates to MTLEEFEVAEHPHRRYNPLTGEWVLVSPHRAKRPWQGQQEAASEQSLPSYDKGCFLCPGNQRVNGEVNPTYNGTYVFKNDFAALTETTPFAEQLNDPLFKMHSARGESRVICFSADHSKTLPELESVEIEQVIRTWIEQTQELSQHYPWVQVFENKGATMGCSQPHPHGQIWANSFVPTLVSQKDRHQADYFSEHGSPLLYDYVQRELALQERIVVETEFWVALVPYWAAWPFETLLLPKQRVSRLTELSGEQRQDLAIAIKVLTTRYDNLFQCSFPYSMGWHGAPFLEEQDCQHWQVHALFYPPLLRSATVRKFMVGYEMLAESQRDLTPEQAAERLRSVSAVHYRQQAR, encoded by the coding sequence ATGACGTTAGAAGAATTTGAAGTAGCAGAGCATCCGCACCGTCGCTACAACCCGTTGACTGGTGAGTGGGTATTGGTGTCTCCCCACAGAGCGAAGCGCCCATGGCAGGGACAGCAAGAAGCTGCCAGTGAGCAGTCACTACCAAGCTACGACAAAGGCTGCTTTCTATGCCCCGGAAATCAGCGAGTCAATGGGGAAGTCAATCCTACCTACAATGGCACTTATGTGTTTAAGAATGACTTTGCAGCATTAACGGAAACCACCCCCTTTGCAGAACAGTTGAATGATCCGCTTTTTAAAATGCACAGCGCACGAGGCGAAAGCCGTGTGATCTGTTTCTCTGCCGATCACAGCAAGACACTTCCAGAATTGGAATCTGTCGAAATTGAGCAAGTGATCCGGACTTGGATTGAGCAAACTCAGGAGCTGAGTCAACACTATCCTTGGGTTCAAGTGTTTGAAAATAAAGGTGCGACCATGGGCTGTTCCCAGCCGCATCCACATGGACAAATCTGGGCCAACAGTTTTGTGCCTACGCTGGTCAGCCAAAAGGATCGACATCAAGCAGATTATTTTTCTGAGCACGGTTCGCCTTTGCTGTACGACTATGTTCAGCGTGAGTTAGCACTGCAAGAACGCATTGTCGTTGAGACGGAGTTTTGGGTAGCGCTGGTGCCTTATTGGGCGGCATGGCCGTTTGAAACCTTGCTGTTGCCGAAGCAACGAGTGAGTCGTTTAACGGAATTGTCTGGTGAACAACGTCAGGATTTGGCCATCGCGATCAAAGTACTGACTACGCGTTATGACAATCTTTTCCAATGCTCCTTCCCTTATTCAATGGGTTGGCATGGAGCTCCTTTCTTGGAAGAACAAGATTGCCAACATTGGCAAGTACACGCACTGTTTTATCCACCGCTATTGCGCAGTGCGACCGTGCGTAAATTTATGGTGGGTTATGAAATGCTGGCAGAAAGCCAGCGTGATTTAACGCCAGAACAGGCCGCAGAAAGATTGAGAAGTGTGAGTGCGGTACATTACCGACAACAAGCAAGGTAA
- a CDS encoding bifunctional 4-hydroxy-2-oxoglutarate aldolase/2-dehydro-3-deoxy-phosphogluconate aldolase codes for MSKNQLEKQLSAMKVVPVIAIKRSEDAVQLAKTLVENGLPCAEVTFRTEAAAEAIRLMRHAYPEMLIGAGTVLRTDQVDAAIEAGVDFIVSPGFNPTIVKYCQQRGVTIVPGVNNPSLVEQAMEMGLKTLKFFPASASGGTDMLKALNAVYPVKFMPTGGISAANIQDYLAISSVLACGGTWMVPGQLIDEQNWPEIGNLVRKAVDALTA; via the coding sequence ATGAGTAAAAACCAATTAGAGAAACAGTTAAGCGCGATGAAAGTCGTTCCCGTGATTGCGATTAAGCGTTCAGAAGATGCGGTGCAATTAGCGAAAACCTTGGTGGAGAACGGCCTGCCTTGTGCCGAAGTGACATTCAGAACGGAAGCCGCAGCAGAGGCGATTCGCTTAATGCGTCATGCTTATCCCGAGATGTTGATTGGAGCAGGCACCGTGCTTAGAACCGATCAAGTGGATGCCGCGATTGAAGCGGGAGTCGATTTTATCGTCAGCCCCGGTTTTAACCCAACCATAGTCAAATATTGCCAACAACGTGGTGTCACCATAGTTCCAGGCGTCAATAACCCGAGCCTTGTTGAGCAAGCAATGGAAATGGGATTGAAAACATTGAAGTTTTTCCCTGCGAGTGCATCGGGCGGTACTGACATGCTCAAAGCGTTGAACGCGGTTTACCCGGTGAAATTTATGCCAACAGGCGGAATTTCAGCCGCCAATATTCAAGATTATTTAGCCATTAGCAGCGTGTTGGCTTGTGGCGGTACTTGGATGGTTCCGGGTCAATTGATTGATGAACAGAACTGGCCTGAGATCGGCAATCTGGTTCGCAAAGCGGTAGATGCACTGACGGCTTGA
- a CDS encoding sugar kinase, whose product MKKKIAVLGECMLEIQKTQSGLRQGFGGDTLNTAVYLARLARAANVDLSVSYFTALGKDHLSDDMINSWQQEGVDTTYVARYADKLPGLYLIENREDGERDFHYWRQDAAARYWIAREDNDHLYTILSDYDLIYLSGITLAIQDSASLTKLLNLIKKLKESGCVVAFDTNYRERLWPTPTPAQAQECYEQTLALTDIALLTLDDEQKLYQEKSQNDTLTRLQAFGLAQLVLKSGSDGCMVVTQGKEQWVPTTAIHDVVDTTAAGDSFNAAYIYKWLSSQNAIQAALAGHTLAGQVIRHYGAIIAQDAMPTL is encoded by the coding sequence ATGAAAAAGAAAATTGCTGTGCTGGGCGAATGTATGCTGGAGATCCAGAAAACTCAGTCGGGACTACGACAGGGCTTTGGTGGCGATACGCTGAATACGGCTGTCTACCTTGCTCGTTTAGCTCGCGCTGCCAATGTCGATCTATCGGTCAGCTATTTTACAGCATTGGGTAAAGACCATCTTAGCGATGACATGATCAACAGCTGGCAACAAGAAGGCGTGGATACCACTTATGTGGCTCGTTATGCAGATAAATTGCCCGGTTTGTATCTGATTGAAAATCGAGAAGATGGTGAGCGTGATTTTCATTACTGGCGACAAGATGCTGCCGCTCGTTACTGGATTGCACGGGAAGATAATGACCACTTGTACACCATTTTGTCTGACTACGACCTTATCTATCTCTCGGGAATTACCTTAGCCATTCAAGATAGCGCCTCACTAACCAAGCTACTGAATTTAATTAAAAAGCTAAAAGAATCGGGCTGTGTGGTGGCGTTTGATACCAACTACCGAGAGCGTTTATGGCCAACGCCAACGCCAGCACAAGCTCAGGAATGTTATGAACAGACTTTGGCATTGACGGATATTGCATTGCTGACCTTAGACGATGAGCAAAAGCTGTATCAAGAAAAATCGCAAAATGACACCTTAACGCGCTTACAAGCCTTTGGTTTGGCTCAACTGGTACTTAAGTCCGGCAGTGATGGCTGCATGGTTGTGACACAAGGCAAAGAGCAGTGGGTACCGACAACGGCGATTCACGATGTGGTTGATACCACTGCGGCGGGGGACTCGTTTAACGCTGCATATATCTATAAGTGGTTGTCTAGCCAAAACGCAATTCAAGCGGCTTTAGCTGGACATACATTGGCGGGGCAGGTGATACGCCATTACGGAGCCATCATCGCGCAAGATGCAATGCCAACACTGTGA
- the kduI gene encoding 5-dehydro-4-deoxy-D-glucuronate isomerase encodes MQIRQAIHSQHAKTLDTENLRSQFLVESIFVDDQYTMTYSHIDRIVFGGIKPLNQTLSFAADLGKTFGVDYFLQRRELGLINIGGDGVVTVDGETYQVAAKEALYVGMGAKEIAFASVNPADPAKFYYNSAPAHQAYPNKKITLQEASPVTLGDAATSNKRTIYKYIVPDVLPTCQLLMGLTQLEPGSLWNTMPCHTHERRMEVYFYFGMQDDAAVFHLMGEPKETRHLVVRNEQAVISPSWSIHSGVGTQAYTFIWGMVGENQVFTDMDHIAMQDLL; translated from the coding sequence ATGCAAATACGCCAAGCAATCCATAGCCAACATGCGAAAACCCTCGACACTGAAAATCTACGCAGCCAGTTTTTGGTTGAGTCGATCTTTGTCGATGACCAATACACCATGACTTACAGCCATATCGACCGCATCGTGTTTGGGGGGATTAAGCCCCTTAACCAAACGCTGAGTTTTGCGGCAGACCTAGGCAAAACTTTCGGCGTTGATTACTTCTTACAACGCCGCGAATTAGGGCTTATTAACATCGGCGGCGATGGCGTGGTGACGGTTGATGGTGAGACTTACCAAGTTGCGGCCAAAGAAGCCTTGTATGTGGGTATGGGGGCTAAAGAGATCGCGTTCGCTAGTGTAAACCCTGCGGATCCCGCGAAGTTTTACTACAACAGTGCGCCAGCTCATCAAGCTTATCCAAACAAAAAGATCACCTTACAAGAAGCATCACCAGTAACCTTGGGGGATGCTGCAACCAGTAACAAACGAACCATTTACAAGTACATCGTTCCAGATGTGTTGCCAACATGCCAATTGCTGATGGGGCTCACTCAACTAGAGCCAGGTTCACTGTGGAATACCATGCCTTGCCACACTCACGAGCGCCGGATGGAAGTCTACTTCTACTTTGGCATGCAAGATGACGCAGCCGTGTTCCATTTGATGGGCGAACCGAAAGAAACGCGTCACCTCGTTGTACGTAACGAGCAAGCGGTTATTTCACCAAGCTGGTCTATCCATTCCGGCGTGGGCACTCAGGCTTACACCTTTATCTGGGGTATGGTGGGTGAAAACCAAGTCTTCACCGATATGGATCATATCGCAATGCAAGACTTGCTATAA
- a CDS encoding OprD family outer membrane porin: MKMKHVGSKTLVCTSVLTALFAASTFAETLDPNDIRNQSAAAVDLTTEAKQAFYDSSSSKLHSFLYFRDREERKEGESFKPNIENQTLQLAWDYKSGYFKDTVGLDIWANINQKIGDTTGMSEILYFDHECANDPSSQTYDPATGQTTRVACEKSYAALSVFALKAKFGDEATGLALRGGYTPINFGTIRSSWGLNPHSYRGIEAKAHFGNWVVGYAFADEFKNDWRKDFLPMTTVWHQQQNPLSTNQGHVIDFIHTVGAVYNFDGGSFDVGYGVGKEYRTNWQALAKYGFDLGGAKVDLTGFYHGSIAEETELTGVKDAKAQSYIGLGANIKHGNFTWIAGVSATDTQGEELNYNFRLTPWANSDNRSFQQTLSGLDDYNTDGTRAVKLGVNYNFASFGVPGLSAGMGGNYGTHVRSDAKNAVYDGSMYSVDWNVGYKFLDGGLEGLNIQTFRSLFRGDDIVHKNDRNDLKVLISYSVTLK, from the coding sequence ATGAAAATGAAACATGTAGGCTCTAAAACCCTCGTTTGTACCTCCGTTTTGACGGCTTTGTTTGCTGCATCAACCTTTGCAGAAACACTGGATCCAAACGATATTCGTAACCAAAGTGCAGCGGCGGTTGATCTTACGACTGAAGCCAAACAAGCGTTCTACGACAGCTCTAGCTCTAAACTGCACTCATTCCTTTACTTCCGTGATCGCGAAGAGCGAAAAGAAGGCGAGAGTTTCAAACCCAATATTGAAAACCAAACTCTGCAATTAGCATGGGATTACAAGTCTGGTTACTTCAAAGATACCGTGGGTCTCGACATCTGGGCTAACATCAACCAGAAAATCGGCGACACCACCGGAATGTCTGAGATCCTGTACTTTGATCATGAGTGTGCTAACGATCCTTCTAGCCAAACTTATGACCCAGCGACAGGTCAAACCACTCGCGTTGCTTGTGAAAAATCCTACGCAGCCTTATCGGTATTTGCATTAAAAGCAAAATTTGGTGATGAGGCGACAGGGTTGGCTTTGCGTGGTGGTTATACACCCATTAACTTCGGCACGATTCGTTCTAGCTGGGGTTTGAACCCACACTCTTACCGCGGTATTGAAGCTAAAGCCCACTTTGGCAATTGGGTAGTCGGTTATGCTTTCGCTGATGAATTCAAGAATGACTGGCGCAAAGATTTCTTACCGATGACCACCGTTTGGCATCAACAACAAAACCCTTTATCAACCAACCAAGGTCATGTAATCGACTTTATCCATACCGTGGGAGCCGTTTATAACTTTGATGGTGGTTCATTCGATGTGGGTTACGGTGTTGGTAAAGAATACCGTACGAACTGGCAAGCTCTTGCGAAATATGGCTTTGACCTAGGTGGTGCAAAAGTCGATTTGACTGGTTTCTACCACGGTTCAATTGCTGAGGAAACTGAGTTAACCGGCGTAAAAGATGCAAAAGCCCAGAGTTATATTGGCTTAGGAGCGAACATCAAACACGGAAACTTCACTTGGATTGCAGGGGTTTCTGCAACCGATACACAAGGTGAAGAGCTCAACTACAACTTCCGACTCACACCATGGGCAAACTCAGATAACCGCAGCTTCCAACAGACGCTTTCCGGCTTAGACGATTACAACACTGATGGTACTCGTGCTGTGAAATTGGGTGTGAACTACAACTTCGCAAGCTTTGGAGTACCGGGGCTATCAGCGGGTATGGGTGGCAACTACGGTACTCATGTACGTTCAGATGCGAAAAATGCGGTGTATGATGGCAGCATGTACTCCGTGGATTGGAACGTCGGTTACAAGTTCCTTGATGGTGGTCTGGAAGGTCTGAACATTCAAACTTTCCGTAGCTTGTTCCGCGGCGATGACATAGTACACAAGAACGATCGTAACGATTTGAAAGTGTTAATCTCTTACAGTGTAACGCTGAAATAA
- the speB gene encoding agmatinase, which translates to MNDLFTKTDYSLYSNAMTFVRRPYVRNPVDTNADVVVLGVPLDMATSGRPGARMGPDAIRRASVNLAWEGKKFPWDFNLFKKINVVDAGDLVFDCGDAEDFTYRLEAATSEILKSGKTMLALGGDHFITLPILRAYAKHYGEMALIHFDAHTDTYANGSAYDHGTMFYHAPKEGLISAKHSVQVGIRTEYKQEGHGFNVINAMQANDMSVEEIVAQIRQIVGDKPVYLTFDIDCLDPAFAPGTGTPVCGGLSSDKILKIIRALKGINLIGMDVVEVSPPYDQSDLTSLAGATIALELLYVWASNKKDEE; encoded by the coding sequence ATGAATGATTTGTTTACTAAAACTGATTATTCACTCTACTCAAACGCGATGACGTTTGTACGTCGTCCTTATGTGCGTAACCCAGTAGATACTAACGCTGATGTCGTGGTACTTGGCGTGCCTTTGGATATGGCGACGTCCGGTCGCCCGGGCGCTCGTATGGGGCCTGACGCGATTCGTCGTGCTTCGGTTAACCTCGCTTGGGAAGGTAAGAAATTTCCTTGGGATTTCAACCTGTTCAAAAAAATCAACGTGGTTGATGCGGGTGACTTGGTTTTTGATTGTGGTGATGCTGAAGATTTCACTTACCGCCTAGAAGCCGCGACCAGCGAAATCCTGAAAAGTGGCAAAACCATGCTGGCACTGGGTGGTGATCACTTCATCACTCTGCCAATCCTGCGTGCTTACGCTAAGCACTACGGTGAAATGGCGCTGATCCACTTTGATGCACACACCGACACTTACGCGAACGGCAGTGCGTATGACCACGGCACCATGTTCTACCATGCGCCAAAAGAAGGTCTGATCTCGGCTAAGCACTCTGTGCAAGTGGGTATTCGTACGGAATACAAACAAGAAGGCCACGGCTTCAACGTGATTAACGCGATGCAAGCCAACGATATGTCTGTCGAAGAGATCGTGGCGCAAATTCGCCAAATCGTGGGTGACAAGCCAGTTTACCTGACTTTCGACATTGACTGTCTGGATCCCGCTTTCGCACCGGGTACGGGTACACCAGTGTGTGGTGGCTTGAGCTCAGACAAGATCCTGAAAATCATTCGCGCGCTGAAAGGTATCAACCTGATCGGTATGGATGTGGTAGAAGTATCACCTCCTTACGATCAAAGCGACCTGACTTCACTGGCGGGTGCAACGATCGCTCTAGAGCTGCTCTACGTTTGGGCATCCAACAAGAAAGACGAAGAGTAA
- the speA gene encoding arginine decarboxylase, translating into MEQPSKLDRVRADYNVHYWSQGFFGIDDQGEVYVSPRKDKAHQTQLSSIVKQLEARDLNLPVLVRFPQILHQRVHNICDAFNQAIEEYDYPNKYLLVYPIKVNQQREVVDEILASQAELEHKQLGLEAGSKPELLAVLAMAQQASSVIVCNGYKDREYIRLALIGEKLGHKVFIVLEKLSELDLVLKEAKSLGVKPRLGLRIRLASQGAGKWQSSGGEKSKFGLAASQVLTVINRLKAEDQLEALQLVHFHLGSQMANIRDVRNGVNEAVRFYCELRELGAHIDFFDVGGGLAVDYDGTRSQSSNSMNYGLHEYARNIVSTVSDVCNLYGQPRPVIISESGRSITAHHAVLITNVIGTEAYSPEDIPAPDAESPMLIKNMWRGFEEVQHGTDDRALIEIYNDTQSDLSEAHSQFATGVLNLEHRAWAEQLSLRIYHELRQKMSNKNRFHRPILDELQERLADKFFVNFSLFQSLPDAWGIDQVFPVLPLSGLEEMNDRRAVMLDITCDSDGAVEQYVEGQGIESTLPVPAWTSDKPYLMGFFLVGAYQEILGDMHNLFGDTHSVVVNINDNGESEIAFINEGDTVEDMMRYVHIDVDKIRTNYRQLVSQRVAKEEQETVLAELELGLSGYTYLEDF; encoded by the coding sequence GTGGAACAACCATCCAAATTAGACCGCGTTCGCGCTGACTACAATGTGCATTACTGGAGCCAAGGCTTTTTTGGCATTGACGATCAAGGCGAAGTGTATGTATCGCCGAGAAAAGACAAAGCCCATCAAACGCAATTAAGCTCAATTGTTAAACAGCTCGAAGCGCGTGATTTAAATTTGCCTGTGCTTGTACGCTTCCCGCAGATCCTGCATCAACGCGTGCACAACATTTGTGACGCTTTCAATCAGGCGATTGAAGAGTACGACTACCCGAATAAATACCTGCTGGTTTATCCCATCAAAGTGAACCAACAAAGAGAGGTGGTAGACGAAATTTTGGCCAGTCAGGCCGAATTAGAACACAAACAACTCGGCTTGGAAGCGGGCAGTAAGCCTGAACTTCTGGCAGTGTTGGCGATGGCTCAGCAAGCCAGTTCAGTGATTGTATGTAATGGTTATAAAGACAGAGAGTACATTCGTCTGGCACTGATCGGTGAGAAACTGGGTCATAAAGTTTTTATCGTTCTGGAAAAATTGTCAGAGCTGGATCTGGTCCTGAAAGAAGCGAAAAGCCTTGGTGTGAAACCACGTCTGGGTCTGCGTATTCGTTTGGCTTCTCAAGGTGCGGGTAAATGGCAATCGAGCGGCGGTGAAAAATCGAAGTTCGGTCTAGCGGCATCACAAGTGCTCACCGTGATTAACCGCTTGAAAGCGGAAGACCAACTGGAAGCGCTGCAACTGGTGCATTTCCACCTTGGTTCACAAATGGCGAACATTCGCGACGTACGTAATGGCGTGAACGAAGCGGTACGTTTCTACTGTGAACTGCGTGAGCTGGGCGCACACATCGATTTCTTCGACGTGGGTGGCGGTTTGGCGGTGGATTATGATGGTACTCGTAGCCAGTCATCCAACTCGATGAACTACGGTCTTCACGAATATGCGCGTAACATCGTGAGCACAGTCAGCGATGTATGTAACCTATACGGTCAGCCGCGTCCGGTGATCATTTCTGAATCCGGTCGTTCGATCACGGCGCATCACGCGGTGTTGATCACCAACGTCATCGGTACAGAAGCGTATTCACCAGAAGATATTCCTGCACCAGATGCAGAATCGCCAATGCTGATTAAAAACATGTGGCGTGGATTTGAAGAAGTGCAGCATGGTACCGATGACCGCGCACTGATTGAAATTTACAACGACACGCAAAGCGATCTTTCTGAAGCACACAGCCAGTTTGCAACGGGTGTATTAAACCTTGAGCACCGTGCATGGGCAGAGCAGCTGTCACTGCGTATCTACCATGAACTGCGTCAGAAGATGAGTAACAAAAACCGCTTCCATCGTCCAATTTTGGATGAGCTGCAAGAGCGTTTAGCAGACAAGTTCTTCGTGAACTTCTCACTGTTCCAGTCACTGCCAGATGCTTGGGGTATTGACCAAGTGTTCCCAGTGCTGCCGCTTTCTGGTTTGGAAGAGATGAACGATCGCCGCGCAGTGATGCTCGACATCACCTGTGACTCAGACGGCGCGGTTGAACAGTACGTTGAAGGCCAAGGTATTGAAAGTACACTGCCTGTACCAGCGTGGACAAGCGACAAGCCTTATCTGATGGGCTTTTTCCTAGTCGGTGCATACCAAGAGATCTTGGGTGATATGCACAACTTGTTTGGTGATACGCACAGTGTAGTGGTAAACATTAACGATAATGGTGAGTCTGAAATTGCCTTTATCAATGAAGGTGACACGGTTGAAGATATGATGCGCTACGTTCACATTGACGTAGATAAAATTCGCACCAACTATCGTCAACTCGTTTCTCAACGTGTTGCTAAAGAAGAACAAGAAACCGTATTGGCGGAACTTGAATTAGGCCTGAGCGGCTATACTTACTTAGAGGATTTCTAA
- a CDS encoding mechanosensitive ion channel domain-containing protein yields the protein MEYLALLQTHYKWLMTILIIVLYPHISRITLRLFESMITGRVDIHRLKRARWLIRTLLFIVMLFTTLILWGIELRGLLVVGSSLFALLGVGLFAGWSLLSNVTAFLILFVQNHCRIGCWVRIVDGANFIEGKIIDMALLNVELETLEGNRVLYPNNLFIVRPVIVLQKAPEKAVKKPERKQLPKGL from the coding sequence ATGGAATACCTAGCTTTATTACAAACCCACTATAAATGGTTGATGACAATACTCATCATCGTCTTATATCCGCATATTTCACGGATAACCTTACGTCTGTTCGAAAGCATGATTACCGGACGGGTAGACATTCACCGTTTGAAACGCGCGCGTTGGCTCATCCGCACCTTACTCTTTATAGTGATGCTGTTTACGACCTTGATTTTGTGGGGTATTGAGTTACGTGGTTTACTGGTCGTCGGCTCATCCCTGTTTGCCTTGCTTGGGGTGGGTCTGTTTGCCGGTTGGTCACTGCTGAGCAATGTCACCGCATTCTTAATTCTGTTTGTACAAAATCACTGCCGGATCGGCTGCTGGGTACGTATTGTCGATGGTGCAAACTTTATTGAAGGGAAGATCATTGACATGGCACTGCTGAATGTTGAGTTGGAAACCCTTGAGGGCAACCGCGTACTTTACCCTAACAACTTATTTATTGTTCGCCCAGTGATTGTCTTGCAAAAGGCACCCGAGAAAGCGGTCAAAAAGCCAGAAAGAAAACAGCTACCCAAGGGATTGTAA
- a CDS encoding magnesium transporter has translation MSEYQDLSQQIELIATAEESEQTYLLGEMVENGLDEGSIALILEAFPVEQRVRLWRSLPLEMHIDVLTEMRAEVRVSVINALSEIELKLTLAKLDNLSLIEWEDSLPDDIISEALSLINRDELELYDQANEFADDEIGHWADRKVYTLPFSISVRRAKVLLDKYHYDSPQYIYLINKAKKFRGLVSFSDVLQAEETTQLKSLRMEELVTLNAQQTLSDAVDALEHTTLPIVPVLSDDETLIGEIDWHFALSVQREMYEARLMAGTGMDEGDDLFAPVLKSSKKRGLWLGINLLTAILASITIGLFEDVISQVVALAVLMPIVASMGGIAGSQTLTLMVRAMALNQITVGNRFALLKNELGIGSINGLVWALIIGGMAALWFQEPVIGATIALAIVVNIITAALFGVLIPIILDKFKLDPALAGSVILTTVTDVVGFFAFLGTASLVML, from the coding sequence TTGAGCGAATACCAAGACTTATCTCAACAAATTGAACTAATTGCCACTGCCGAAGAGTCCGAGCAGACCTATTTGCTCGGTGAGATGGTAGAAAATGGCTTAGATGAAGGCTCGATCGCTCTGATTTTAGAAGCGTTTCCCGTCGAACAACGGGTACGTTTATGGCGAAGTTTGCCACTGGAGATGCACATTGATGTGCTGACCGAAATGCGCGCCGAGGTGCGGGTTTCGGTCATTAATGCGCTGTCAGAAATTGAACTCAAACTGACGCTGGCTAAGCTCGATAACCTGTCACTGATCGAATGGGAAGACTCGCTACCCGATGACATCATCAGTGAAGCATTAAGCCTGATTAACCGTGATGAACTTGAGCTATACGACCAAGCCAACGAGTTTGCAGATGATGAAATTGGCCACTGGGCGGATCGAAAAGTTTATACCTTACCTTTTAGCATCAGTGTTCGCCGCGCCAAAGTCTTGTTGGATAAATATCACTACGACTCCCCTCAATACATTTACCTCATCAACAAAGCCAAAAAGTTCCGTGGCTTAGTAAGCTTTAGTGATGTATTGCAAGCCGAAGAAACAACTCAGCTCAAGAGCTTGCGTATGGAAGAACTGGTGACGCTCAATGCGCAGCAAACCTTATCAGACGCGGTGGATGCCCTCGAACACACCACTTTGCCAATTGTGCCAGTGCTGAGTGACGATGAAACCTTGATTGGTGAAATTGACTGGCACTTTGCGCTCAGTGTGCAGCGTGAAATGTATGAAGCACGTCTGATGGCCGGTACCGGTATGGATGAAGGTGATGATCTGTTCGCACCAGTACTCAAAAGCTCGAAAAAGCGCGGGCTGTGGCTCGGTATTAACCTTCTGACCGCCATTCTTGCCTCCATCACCATTGGCTTATTTGAAGATGTCATATCCCAAGTTGTGGCCCTAGCGGTGCTGATGCCAATTGTTGCTTCAATGGGTGGCATTGCCGGAAGCCAAACCTTGACTTTGATGGTACGCGCGATGGCGCTTAATCAGATCACCGTGGGTAACCGTTTTGCCTTACTGAAAAATGAACTCGGCATTGGTTCAATCAATGGCCTAGTCTGGGCGCTGATCATCGGTGGTATGGCCGCACTTTGGTTCCAAGAGCCGGTGATCGGCGCAACGATTGCGCTGGCAATTGTGGTCAACATTATTACCGCAGCACTATTTGGGGTGTTGATCCCGATAATTCTGGATAAATTCAAGCTCGATCCAGCGCTGGCAGGTTCGGTTATTCTCACCACCGTGACCGATGTGGTCGGCTTTTTTGCCTTCCTCGGTACCGCCAGTTTGGTGATGTTGTAG
- a CDS encoding AraC family transcriptional regulator: MHEKQESYLISEKTQHEVIDQEHVLKLEQSGVVQCGIATCRESFNVYRKSPKQHMLLFTIRGKGWLNSQGQRYLLEPGSVMIIPAGVENGFGIEEENWQLAWLFLSAQREWPNHLGEQIHYGFTPAADVMYTCIQTLLRTQILPDGIGQPVAQRAVEQIELLLATPGERQMPRAQIRLNRMFERVQKQLHKEWPVSAMAALVPCSVAHLHRLCLQYFGHSPTAHLTRLRMEYAARELARSDWPIQQIGDMVGYPNAANFSTRFKAWSHMTPRAYRSHHYKD; this comes from the coding sequence ATGCATGAAAAACAAGAGAGCTATTTGATCTCAGAGAAAACCCAGCATGAGGTCATTGATCAAGAACATGTGCTTAAGCTAGAGCAAAGTGGCGTTGTGCAATGTGGGATTGCGACTTGCCGCGAGTCCTTCAATGTTTATCGAAAATCACCCAAGCAACATATGCTGTTGTTTACCATTCGTGGCAAAGGCTGGTTAAACAGCCAAGGTCAACGCTACCTGCTTGAACCGGGTTCAGTGATGATTATTCCGGCGGGTGTGGAAAACGGTTTTGGCATTGAAGAGGAAAATTGGCAGTTAGCTTGGTTGTTCCTTTCCGCGCAACGAGAGTGGCCCAACCATCTTGGTGAACAGATCCACTATGGGTTCACGCCAGCAGCCGATGTGATGTACACCTGCATTCAAACCTTATTACGAACCCAAATTTTGCCTGATGGGATCGGCCAGCCCGTAGCACAACGTGCAGTCGAGCAAATAGAACTGTTACTGGCGACACCGGGTGAACGGCAGATGCCTCGTGCCCAAATTCGCCTTAATCGAATGTTTGAGCGTGTGCAGAAACAGTTACACAAAGAGTGGCCTGTGAGTGCGATGGCGGCGCTTGTACCGTGCTCGGTGGCTCATCTGCATCGTCTCTGCTTACAGTATTTTGGGCATAGCCCCACCGCACATTTAACTCGGTTACGTATGGAATATGCAGCGCGTGAGTTAGCTCGGTCTGATTGGCCTATTCAACAAATTGGCGACATGGTGGGGTACCCCAATGCCGCCAATTTTAGTACCCGTTTTAAAGCTTGGAGCCACATGACACCGCGAGCGTATCGCTCACATCACTACAAAGATTGA